A region of Catenibacterium mitsuokai DNA encodes the following proteins:
- a CDS encoding DUF979 domain-containing protein: MLQIEWNTATIIAEVFYCVIGAIFAATGFNALTNKDCEKPVTTAIFWFLIAVTFMVGPYIPTWITGLIVVLLAVLSGLGLVKPAARHIPTAKETRDNADKYGYKSFIPPVCLALVAVLVATFLPNLGANNAIGISAAAALIVAYIIFKPKLSTPFKDGVRLNDNVGSTGILPQVLSALGSLFTAAGVGAVIAAGVGALIPEGNHLIAVIFYCVGMALFTMIMGNGFAAFAVITVGIGYPFLIAQGANAIVVGALGLTAGYCGTLMTPMAANFNIMPAALLETKNKYRIIMTQVPVALIMLVIHIILMYVLAF, translated from the coding sequence ATGTTACAAATTGAATGGAATACAGCCACTATTATCGCAGAAGTATTCTACTGCGTCATTGGTGCAATCTTTGCTGCAACAGGGTTTAATGCCTTAACTAATAAAGACTGTGAAAAGCCAGTGACTACTGCTATTTTCTGGTTCTTAATTGCTGTTACATTTATGGTTGGACCATATATTCCAACTTGGATTACTGGTTTAATCGTTGTTCTTCTTGCTGTATTATCTGGTTTAGGTTTAGTAAAACCAGCTGCAAGACATATCCCAACTGCTAAGGAAACTCGTGATAATGCAGACAAATATGGATATAAATCATTTATCCCACCAGTATGCTTAGCTCTTGTGGCCGTATTAGTTGCAACTTTCTTACCAAATCTTGGTGCAAACAATGCGATTGGTATTAGTGCTGCTGCTGCATTAATCGTTGCGTATATTATCTTTAAACCAAAACTATCTACACCTTTCAAAGATGGTGTCAGATTAAATGATAATGTTGGCTCTACAGGTATCTTACCTCAGGTATTATCTGCATTAGGTTCATTATTTACTGCAGCTGGTGTAGGTGCTGTTATCGCTGCTGGTGTAGGTGCACTTATCCCTGAAGGAAATCACTTAATTGCGGTTATCTTCTATTGTGTAGGTATGGCATTATTTACAATGATCATGGGTAATGGTTTCGCTGCTTTCGCTGTTATTACAGTAGGTATCGGTTATCCATTCTTAATTGCACAGGGTGCAAATGCTATTGTTGTTGGTGCTTTAGGTTTAACTGCAGGTTACTGTGGTACATTAATGACTCCTATGGCTGCAAACTTCAATATCATGCCTGCTGCATTGCTGGAAACTAAGAATAAATACAGAATTATTATGACTCAGGTTCCAGTTGCATTAATTATGTTAGTAATTCATATTATCTTAATGTACGTTTTAGCATTTTAA
- the pcp gene encoding pyroglutamyl-peptidase I, translated as MKLLLTGFDPFGGEPINPAWEAVKRVSDQVGDVEVVKLMVPTVFYKSIDTVAAAIEKEKPDAVLCIGQAGGRFDLNPERVAINVNDARIPDNEGNQPLDGPVFEDGETAYFATLPIKAMAEEIRKAGVPASVSNTAGTYVCNHLMYGVLYTLANKYPDVRGGFMHVPFITSQVINRKPIAPSLSLEQIVTGIEAAVKAIGENQEDIKTAEGQTH; from the coding sequence ATGAAATTATTATTAACAGGTTTCGACCCATTTGGTGGCGAACCAATCAATCCTGCCTGGGAAGCTGTTAAAAGAGTTTCTGATCAGGTAGGAGATGTAGAAGTTGTAAAACTTATGGTTCCTACAGTATTCTACAAATCTATCGATACAGTAGCTGCTGCAATCGAAAAAGAAAAACCAGATGCTGTATTATGTATTGGACAGGCTGGGGGACGTTTTGATTTAAACCCAGAACGTGTTGCAATCAATGTCAATGATGCACGTATTCCTGATAATGAAGGAAATCAGCCTTTAGATGGTCCAGTATTCGAAGATGGAGAAACTGCTTATTTCGCTACATTACCAATTAAGGCAATGGCTGAAGAAATTCGTAAAGCAGGTGTTCCTGCAAGTGTTTCTAATACTGCCGGTACTTATGTATGTAACCATTTAATGTATGGTGTACTTTATACACTTGCAAATAAATATCCAGATGTTCGTGGTGGATTCATGCATGTTCCATTCATCACTAGCCAGGTTATTAATCGTAAGCCAATTGCTCCATCATTAAGTCTTGAACAGATTGTGACTGGTATTGAAGCAGCTGTTAAAGCTATTGGTGAAAACCAGGAAGATATCAAGACTGCTGAAGGTCAGACTCACTAA
- a CDS encoding ATP-binding cassette domain-containing protein: MIELKDICIEYDRVILDHASISIPAHSITLIRGKSGSGKTALLYCISLMDTKSKYQYYYDHRLIGEKDRNNIRKECISYVLQENDLLAHLDVRGTLQYFAHIHNKHLSDKDIQDYLDKMHLDVTLNQNVMTLSLGERQRLSIATALVSNPQVLVLDEPTASLDHENEIEIYNILKELSTHMTIVLASHSEESMKYADVVYTLENNQLSVNSSMISDDPCGEGVISQVDHKFYKEYVKDYVKHYRFMYVLMMMVFILSLVSGQMILGIINHSREQGMQMLIGQLENKAIITKDKHSYVDQDYSHFIKIDDKNTFPLYKIYTQIEGEDVYLVPYFKDDDLSKYIDRNIQETKTGIYMDNESYYLLNQGLSDNRVNLDLYITDQKGMHQTTHTFDINGVFRNNKKVHYVSKSQRYIYVPYAILQDIYKQSGCTPRYIGYIIKTNTYNELNELIDYYESKGYRINDSFTDREAMNSLDSYYKNMMFTFAGVILVISVLIDIVLESHLLMQRKKELVLLLISGLLKKDLQRISMVETLGSISIVVVSSTLISSIMSLILGTFNMVTLSSMTVLFIIILLIERMVLQNKFINKLNIVDELRNEVH; the protein is encoded by the coding sequence ATGATTGAATTAAAGGACATTTGTATAGAATATGATAGGGTTATTCTTGATCATGCCTCTATTTCTATTCCTGCACATTCTATTACTCTTATAAGAGGGAAGAGTGGTTCAGGTAAGACAGCTCTTCTCTATTGTATTTCGCTTATGGATACAAAAAGCAAGTATCAATACTATTATGATCATCGTCTCATAGGAGAAAAAGATAGAAATAATATCAGAAAAGAATGTATCAGCTATGTATTACAGGAAAATGATTTATTGGCTCATCTAGATGTCAGAGGAACATTACAGTATTTTGCACATATTCATAATAAACATTTATCTGATAAAGATATACAGGATTATCTTGATAAGATGCATCTTGATGTGACTTTGAATCAAAATGTCATGACGCTATCTTTAGGGGAAAGACAGAGACTTTCTATCGCAACAGCGCTTGTAAGTAATCCACAAGTACTTGTCTTAGATGAACCTACAGCTTCATTGGATCATGAAAATGAAATAGAAATATACAATATCTTAAAAGAACTAAGTACACATATGACAATAGTTTTAGCTTCTCATTCAGAAGAAAGTATGAAGTATGCAGATGTTGTCTATACTTTAGAAAATAATCAGTTGAGTGTGAATTCTTCAATGATATCAGATGATCCATGTGGAGAGGGTGTTATCTCTCAGGTTGATCATAAGTTCTATAAAGAGTATGTAAAGGACTATGTGAAACATTATAGGTTCATGTATGTTTTGATGATGATGGTGTTTATTTTGTCTCTTGTATCTGGACAGATGATTCTTGGTATTATCAATCATTCAAGAGAACAAGGTATGCAGATGCTGATAGGACAATTAGAAAATAAGGCTATTATTACTAAGGATAAGCATAGTTATGTGGATCAAGATTATTCTCATTTCATAAAAATAGATGACAAGAATACGTTTCCTCTATATAAAATATATACTCAAATAGAAGGAGAAGATGTCTATCTTGTGCCTTATTTCAAGGATGATGATCTTTCTAAATATATAGATAGAAATATTCAAGAAACAAAGACAGGAATCTATATGGATAATGAGAGTTATTATCTGTTGAATCAGGGATTATCTGATAATAGAGTGAATTTAGATCTTTATATCACTGATCAAAAAGGAATGCATCAGACAACCCATACATTTGATATCAATGGTGTATTTAGGAATAATAAAAAGGTTCATTATGTATCAAAGAGTCAGAGATATATCTATGTTCCGTATGCAATTCTTCAGGATATCTATAAACAATCAGGATGTACACCACGTTATATAGGTTATATTATTAAGACTAATACCTATAACGAATTGAATGAATTGATAGACTATTATGAATCAAAGGGATATAGAATTAATGATTCATTCACTGATAGAGAGGCTATGAATAGTCTTGATTCTTACTATAAGAATATGATGTTTACATTTGCGGGTGTGATTCTAGTTATTAGTGTACTTATTGATATTGTATTGGAATCTCATCTTCTTATGCAAAGAAAAAAAGAACTTGTACTTCTTTTGATATCAGGATTATTAAAAAAGGATCTTCAAAGAATATCCATGGTAGAAACTTTGGGAAGTATATCTATAGTTGTAGTGAGTTCTACTCTAATCTCCTCAATCATGTCTCTTATATTAGGTACTTTTAATATGGTGACACTTTCTAGTATGACTGTCTTATTCATAATTATCTTATTGATAGAAAGAATGGTTCTTCAAAATAAATTCATTAATAAGCTGAATATAGTAGATGAATTAAGAAATGAGGTGCATTAA
- a CDS encoding helix-turn-helix domain-containing protein, producing the protein MLSKNLKIFRKRKGLTQENVAEALNVVRQTISKWEKGISVPDADMLIKLAEILDVSVSKLIGSDVADEKNEDMIAVELARVVEQLASRNRRSKKVLKCVLIFLIILLLFFVFLCVINFAAM; encoded by the coding sequence ATGTTAAGCAAGAATTTGAAAATATTTAGAAAACGAAAAGGCCTAACGCAAGAAAACGTTGCAGAAGCCTTGAACGTTGTGAGGCAAACTATTTCGAAGTGGGAAAAGGGAATATCAGTTCCAGATGCCGACATGTTAATAAAATTGGCAGAAATATTAGATGTGTCTGTGAGCAAACTAATAGGATCAGATGTTGCCGATGAGAAAAATGAAGATATGATAGCAGTTGAACTGGCGAGAGTGGTAGAACAGTTGGCAAGTAGAAATCGTCGTTCAAAAAAGGTTTTAAAATGCGTTTTGATTTTTCTTATCATATTGTTGCTTTTTTTTGTTTTCTTATGCGTAATTAATTTTGCTGCTATGTAG